In Oryza sativa Japonica Group chromosome 2, ASM3414082v1, the following are encoded in one genomic region:
- the LOC4329786 gene encoding protein PHYLLO, chloroplastic isoform X9, producing MDLCLQSNKIESFIRRCSNINLAWASFIVEEFVRLGFTYFCIAPGSRSSPLALSASVHPLTTCISCYDERSLGFHALGYGRGSRKPAIVITSSGTAVSNLLPSVVEASQDFVPLILLTADRPPELQDVGANQAINQVNHFGSFVRHFFSLPPPDDHIYARMVLTTVDSAAYYAMQAPQGPVHINCAFREPLDYGYQDWSVDCLKGLDKWFINREPYTRYLGMKMVSALGNYSCSVREVLEIVKNANQGLLLVGAIHTEDDIWAVTLLARHLSWPIAADVLSGLRMRKVQKSIPGLDKSICFIDHIDQILLSESVKSWKTPDVIVQIGSRITSKRVGTYLESCSPSSYILIDAHPCRHDPSHVVTHRIQATITEFAASLCQCNFQTKTSRWSDILMVLNSAVSQEIMFQVHSECSLTEPYVAHVIGEALYGDATMFIGNSMVIRDLDMFGKGWIDHSTNANNAMMHHFPGFLGAPVAGNRGASGIDGLLSTSIGFAIGSNKHVFCVIGDISFLHDTNGLSLLNQRTQRKPMTVIVINNHGGAIFSLLPVAKTASLQILEKFFYTLHDISISKLCAAHRCFLLRLLPVTLLVMESAVDTTNNFLVAILHPQHSHELYFRIKHILVQTKAELHDALVKSHEGHVDCVVEVENRIVDNANFHRIISMFTDHSATMHLAYLLGGPYCKDGVNGFSVGRIHAAEYMFYRIQLAAPRTSGISESSFFHEGFILKLCVGDSIVGFGEVAPIEIHEEDLLDVEEQLRFLFHRMKDAELDVVPLLRGSFSNWIWTTLGIPPSSVFPSVKCGLEMAILNLLESQRIDRSYGIFTGSNVVEYNQSSTANIQICALVDSCGTPMDVTLAVVKLVAEGFTTVKLKVGRRENPAEDAAVIQKVREIVGYKINIRADANRKWTYEQAIDFGSRVKGLCLQYIEEPVDSVNDIIKFCENSGLPVALDETIDNLTGDVIPKLHQFSHPGIVALVIKPSVVGGFETAAYIAKWAHMHDKMAVISSTYESSVGLATYIQFAHYVDRQNDITSRIKNRGSCGNVAHGLGTYQWLREDVSDQKLKIHAPPLGDGIRASAEDAHGYLQHLVINDKKIERTYSEEKLRSYFIQVDGDNFSYQVKLQEGGDCTHEKVILFLHGFLGTSEDWVPMMKALSPSARVIAVDLPGHGESEILQHDVENSNQISFSVQSVADLLLKLIRNITDGAVVVVGYSMGARIALHMALNQNHKVNFSTLYLLCLFLYFYDSNAVPLRQISGAVIISGSPGLRDEASKRRRSAIDRSRAHFLSSCGLENFLETWYSAKMWASLREHPKFDSLVRTRMKHNNIKALSKVLADSSIGTQKSLWEDLKHLKSPLLIVAGEKDPKFKEISQQMCREIRKHKDRESDGLCEMIIIPDSGHAVHVENPLPLVRAIRKFLVRDIPDVISK from the exons ATG gatTTATGTTTGCAAAGCAACAAAATTGAATCTTTCATTAGGAGATGCTCTAACATTAATTTGGCATGGGCATCCTTCATAGTTGAAGAATTTGTCAGGCTTGGTTTTACG TACTTCTGTATAGCTCCAGGGTCGAGATCATCCCCACTTGCACTTTCTGCTTCAGTCCATCCTTTGACAACCTGCATATCATGTTATGATGAGCGTTCACTTGGATTTCATGCTCTTGGCTATGGGAGAGGTTCTCGGAAGCCTGCAATAGTAATTACATCATCAGGAACTGCTGTATCAAATCTCCTTCCTTCA GTGGTGGAGGCAAGTCAAGATTTCGTACCACTTATTTTACTCACAGCTGATCGTCCTCCTGAGCTGCAGGATGTAGGAGCCAACCAAGCCATCAATCAG GTAAATCATTTTGGCAGTTTTGTAAGACACTTTTTTAGTCTCCCTCCACCAGATGATCATATTTACGCGAGAATGGTTCTTACAACAGTTGATTCAGCAGCCTACTATGCCATGCAAGCACCACAAGGGCCAGTGCATATAAACTGTGCTTTTAGAGAACCACTAGACTACGGATATCAAGATTGGAGTGTTGACTGTTTGAAAGGGTTGGACAAATGGTTTATAAATAGAGAACCATACACTAGATACCTAGGAATGAAAATGGTTTCTGCATTAGGTAACTATTCTTGTTCAGTAAGGGAGGTTCTGGAGATTGTAAAGAACGCAAACCAGGGGCTTTTATTAGTTGGTGCTATTCACACAGAAGATGATATCTGGGCTGTGACTTTACTAGCTAGACACCTTTCCTGGCCGATTGCTGCTGATGTTCTGTCTGGATTGCGAATGAGGAAAGTACAGAAATCAATTCCAGGACTAGATAAGAGCATTTGTTTTATAGACCACATAGATCAAATTCTACTGTCTGAATCTGTTAAAAGCTGGAAAACTCCAGATGTTATTGTCCAG ATTGGAAGCCGGATCACTAGCAAACGAGTGGGAACATATCTTGAGTCCTGCTCCCCGTCTTCTTACATCTTAATTGATGCACACCCATGCCGCCATGATCCTTCACATGTTGTCACTCACAGAATCCAGGCTACTATAACTGAATTTGCTGCTAGTCTGTGCCAGTGTAATTTCCAAACAAAGACAAGCAGATGGTCAGATATTTTAATGGTTCTGAATTCAGCG GTTTCACAGGAGATAATGTTTCAGGTGCATTCAGAATGTTCACTTACAGAACCATATGTTGCTCATGTAATTGGAGAAGCACTTTATGGCGATGCTACTATGTTTATTGGGAATAGCATGGTCATTCGAGACTTGGATATGTTTGGCAAGGGCTGGATTGACcatagtacaaatgcaaatAATGCTATGATGCACCATTTTCCAGGCTTTCTTGGTGCACCAGTAGCTGGGAACAGGGGAGCAAGTGGTATTGATGGTTTGCTTAGTACATCAATTGGATTTGCCATTGGATCAAACAAGCAT GTATTCTGTGTGATTGGTGACATATCTTTTCTTCATGATACCAATGGATTGTCACTTCTGAACCAAAG GACGCAGAGGAAACCCATGACAGTAATTGTCATTAACAACCATGGTGGTGCAATCTTCAGCCTTCTACCAGTTGCAAAAACAGCTTCACTCcaaattttggagaaatttttCTACACCTTGCATGACATATCGATTTCCAAACTCTGTGCTGCACACAG ATGTTTTCTGCTGAGACTTCTGCCTGTTACATTATTGGTTATGGAGTCAGCTGTGGATACAACAAATAACTTTCTGGTGGCAATTTTGCATCCCCAGCATTCTCATGAGTTGTATTTCAGGATAAAACATATTCTAGTTCAGACAAAAGCTGAACTTCATGATGCCTTAGTGAAGTCCCATGAGGGGCATGTTGATTGTGTTGTCGAAGTGGAGAATCGCATTGTTGATAATGCCAACTTTCATAG AATTATAAGCATGTTCACAGACCATAGTGCAACCATGCATCTGGCATATCTTCTGGGAGGTCCATATTGTAAGGATGGGGTAAATGGCTTTTCTGTTGGTAGAATACATGCAGCAGAATACATGTTTTACAG GATCCAACTTGCTGCACCACGTACATCTGGGATATCAGAAAGCAGCTTCTTTCATGAAGGTTTCATACTAAAGTTATGTGTGGGTGACAGCATTGTGGGATTCGGCGAG GTTGCACCAATTGAAATTCATGAGGAGGATCTGTTGGATGTTGAAGAACAGCTTAGGTTTCTCTTTCACAGAATGAAAGATGCTGAGCTAGATGTTGTTCCTTTGTTGAGAGGATCCTTCTCCAATTGGATATGGACAACCCTTGGGATTCCT CCTTCTTCAGTATTCCCTAGTGTTAAGTGTGGTCTAGAGATGGCTATTCTTAATTTGCTGGAGTCACAACGAATAGATAGATCCTATGGTATTTTTACTGGCTCCAATGTGGTCGAATATAATCAGAGCAGCACTGCAAACATACAGATATGTGCACTCGTAGACTCCTGTGGCACTCCAATGGATGTAACACTTGCTGTTGTCAAACTTGTTGCTGAAGGTTTCACCACCGTTAAACTGAAG GTTGGGCGTCGCGAAAATCCCGCTGAAGATGCAGCTGTTATTCAAAAAGTAAGGGAAATTGTAGGATACAAGATCAATATCCGTGCTGACGCAAATAGGAAATGGACATATGAACAGGCAATTGATTTTGGATCCAGGGTAAAAGGCTTATGTTTGCAATACATCGAG GAACCAGTGGACTCTGTAAATGACATCATCAAGTTCTGTGAAAATAGTGGCTTGCCTGTTGCACTAGACGAGACTATCGACAACCTTACAGGGGATGTAATCCCTAAGCTACATCAATTTTCACATCCAGGAATAGTTGCTCTT GTTATAAAACCCAGTGTTGTTGGTGGCTTTGAGACTGCAGCTTATATAGCAAAATGGGCTCACATGCATGATAAGATGGCTGTCATCAGTAGCACCTATGAGAGTTCTGTAGGTTTGGCAACCTATATACAGTTTGCACATTATGTTGACAGACAAAATGACATAACATCCAGAATAAAGAACAGAGGTTCTTGTGGAAATGTGGCACATGGACTTGGAACATACCAATGGTTAAGGGAAGATGTTTCAGATCAAAAGTTAAAAATCCATGCGCCACCACTTGGTGATGGAATCAGAGCTTCGGCAGAAGATGCCCATGGCTATCTCCAGCATTTAGTTATAAACGACAAGAAGATAGAAAGAACTTATAGTGAAGAAAAATTGAGGTCATATTTCATCCAAGTTGATGGGGATAATTTTTCTTATCAAGTCAAGCTTCAAGAGGGTGGTGATTGCACACAT GAAAAGGTTAttctctttcttcatggatTTCTTGGTACGAGTGAAGACTGGGTTCCAATGATGAAAGCTCTCTCTCCTAGTGCACGGGTTATAGCTGTCGATCTTCCTGGCCATGGCGAGTCCGAAATTCTACAGCATGATGTTGAAAACTCCAACCAAATCTCCTTTTCAGTTCAATCAGTTGCAGATTTGTTACTGAAGTTGATAAGAAATATAACTGATGGAGCGGTGGTTGTTGTTGGCTACTCAATGGGTGCAAGGATTGCACTACACATGGCATTAAATCAAAACCACAAGGTAAATTTCTCGACATTGTACCTTTTGtgtttatttctttatttttatgaTTCTAACGCAGTCCCGTTAAGACAGATAAGTGGAGCTGTTATAATTTCGGGTAGTCCTGGATTGAGAGACGAGGCAAGTAAAAGACGTCGTAGTGCTATTGATAGATCAAGAGCCCACTTCTTGTCTTCTTGTGGACTGGAAAATTTTCTCGAGACGTGGTACTCTGCGAAAATGTGGGCCAG TTTACGAGAACATCCTAAATTTGATTCTCTAGTGAGGACACGAATGAAACACAATAATATCAAAGCTCTATCTAAGGTTCTCGCTGACTCAAGCATAGGGACGCAAAA GTCCCTGTGGGAAGATTTGAAGCACTTGAAGAGCCCTCTCCTCATCGTCGCAGGTGAAAAGGACCCAAAATTCAAAGAGATATCGCAGCAAATGTGCAGGGAGATAAGAAAGCACAAGGATCGCGAATCCGATGGTCTATGTGAGATGATCATTATTCCAGACAGCGGCCACGCCGTGCACGTTGAGAACCCTCTTCCTTTAGTTAGAGCAATCAGGAAGTTCTTGGTAAGGGATATACCAGACGTGATATCCAAGTAG